A DNA window from Camelina sativa cultivar DH55 chromosome 17, Cs, whole genome shotgun sequence contains the following coding sequences:
- the LOC104759662 gene encoding ATP-dependent DNA helicase PIF1-like translates to MRYNRDELQEKHDEWIQMLTDEQKGVYDKITGDVFNNLGGPNSDLANLVKKASLIIWDEAPMMSKYCFESLDRSFSDIIGDVENKVFAGKVVVFGGDFRQVLPVINGAGRAEIVLSALNSSYLWDHSEVLKLTKNMRLLKKNLSVEEAKEIQDFSDWLLDVGDGEEMVYLSADSIDPTNLDSLKNPVITSDFLNSIKLSGLPHHSLCLKVGAPVMLLRNIDPKGGLCNGTRLQITQMAAHVVEARVITGDRIGDIVLIPQIVLTPSDTKLPFKMRQRQFPLSVAFPMTINKSQGQSLEHVGLYLPRPVFSHGQLYVALSRVTSKKGLKILIVNKEGKIERKFFRIYR, encoded by the exons ATGAGGTACAACCGTGATGAATTACAAGAAAAGCATGACGAATGGATTCAAATGCTCACAGATGAGCAGAAAGGGGTTTATGATAAGATAACTGGCGATGTTTTCAACAATCTTGGTGga CCTAATTCAGATTTGGCAAATTTAGTCAAAAAGGCATCTCTTATCATCTGGGACGAAGCACCAATGATGAGCAAgtattgttttgagtctttagACAGAAGCTTTTCTGACATTATAGGAGACGTTGAGAACAAAGTATTTGCTGGAAAGGTTGTGGTCtttggaggtgatttcagacaAGTACTTCCTGTGATTAATGGTGCAGGACGGGCCGAAATAGTCTTATCAGCTCTAAATTCTTCTTATCTATGGGATCACAGTGAAGTTCTAAAGCTGACGAAGAATATGCGTCTACTAAAGAAAAATTTGAGTGTGGAAGAAGCTAAAGAGATCCAAGATTTTTCAGATTGGCTTTTAGACGTGGGTGATG GTGAAGAAATGGTTTATCTAAGTGCTGATAGCATTGACCCAACAaatttagactctctaaaaaatCCAGTAATTACATCAGATTTTTTAAACAGCATAAAGCTGTCAGGTTTGCCACATCACAGCCTGTGTTTGAAAGTTGGAGCTCCTGTGATGCTGCTTAGGAACATTGATCCAAAGGGTGGGTTATGCAATGGTACTAGACTTCAGATAACTCAAATGGCGGCACATGTTGTAGAAGCAAGAGTAATAACAGGGGATAGAATTGGTgatattgtcttgattccacagATTGTTCTCACACCATCAGACACCAAACTCCCTTTCAAAATGAGGCAACGACAGTTCCCATTATCAGTGGCTTTTCCTATGACTATTAACAAAAGCCAGGGACAATCTCTAGAGCATGTTGGATTATATTTACCAAGACCAGTGTTTTCTCATGGACAACTATATGTTGCGTTATCTAGGGTAACTTCAAAAAAAGGGTTGAAAATCTTAATTGTCAATAAAGAAGGGAAGATCGAGAGGAAGTTTTTCAGAATTTATAGATAG